The genomic region AAGTAAATAAAAATTTTTAGGAGGAGTATCAATGAAAAAGCTAATTTATGTATTAGTTATGATTCTAATACTTTCATCATTTATGGTTGGTTGTGCTAAAAAGCCACCGAGTACTACTGGCCCTGTAGAAGAGGTAATATACAAATTTGCTGTGTTTGCACCTATAACAGGAAATTATGCTGAATATGGTAAGGGCTTTGAAGTTGCTACACAAATGGCGGTTGATGAAATTAATGGATCTGGCGGAATAAATGGCGCAAAAATTGAATTGCAGGTATTTGATACTAAAGGAGATCCAAGAGAAAGTGCAGATATTGCTAGACGTGTTGCTGAAGATAAATCAGTTTTAGCTGTTATCGGAGATTTTACTAGTTCAAACTGTATGGCTAATGCTCCGATACTTGGAGAAGCAGGAATAGTACAATTATCTCCAACTGCTTCACATACGGATTATGCAGGTATGAATGAATATATGTTTAGTATTATGGGCCGACAAGATGGGGAAGCTCCATTTTTCTCAAGTTATCTGTTACAAAAATATAAAGGGGCAAAGGATGTAGCTGTAATCCACATTAACAATGACTGGGGTAAGTCAGCATTTGATAACTTCTCAAGACAAGCGAAAATAGATGGATTAAATGTAGTAGCAGCAGAAAATTTTGTAGAGGGAGAAAGAGACTTTAATTCATTACTTACTAAAGTTAGAGCACAAAATCCAGACACAGTCGCATTAATCATGCATGCAAATGATGTGGCGTTAGTGGCGAATCAAATTGCGCAAATGGGCTGGGATGTAGATATAACTGCACTTGGACCAGGGACTTCTATGCAAATAATAGAGTTAGCTGGTAAAAATGTAGAAGGTTTATTATTATCAACTCCATTCTTTATAACTGAAGAGAATGAGCAGGCATGGGCAACAGAATTTAAAAAGAGAGCTAATTTCCAACCAACAGTACATCCTGCATGTGCATATGACACAGTATATTTATTAAAGGCAGCTATTGAAAATATTAGTGGGGAAGTTACAAGAGATGGTATTCGTGAAAACCTACAAAATTTGAAAGGCTTTGTTGGATTAACTGGACCAATCGAGTTTAACCCAGCAGGAGATATAACAAGATCATATTTGGTAATGGAAATAGTTGATGGTGCTTTCGTTCAAAGAACAGACTTTGACTATGCTAAAAAATAAGGAAAACAAAGATAGTTGACTGACTACTGCTTTGTAGCCATATAAAGTGGCTGCAAGGCAGTTTTATAATATTCGGAAATTAAATAAATATAGAGAGAGGGGGAGCGGTTTGGATAATTATTACATAATGCAGATTATAAATGGCTTAGCTCAAGGGTCTATTTATGCATTGATGGCAATTGGTTATTCAGTTGTAGTTGGTGTAGTTGGGCTAGTTACATTTACTCATGGAGAAGTAATTATGCTAGGTGCATATGCTGCCTACTATACATTTACTTTTATAGGCGAAAACATAGTTTTAGGAATGTTAGCAAGCTTTTTAGCTGCATGGTTAGTCGGAGTTGTCGTATACAAAATATGTTATGAAAAGTTCTTTGATTCACCTAGACATATTCCTTTAATTTGTACTATTGGACTT from Serpentinicella alkaliphila harbors:
- a CDS encoding ABC transporter substrate-binding protein, which gives rise to MKKLIYVLVMILILSSFMVGCAKKPPSTTGPVEEVIYKFAVFAPITGNYAEYGKGFEVATQMAVDEINGSGGINGAKIELQVFDTKGDPRESADIARRVAEDKSVLAVIGDFTSSNCMANAPILGEAGIVQLSPTASHTDYAGMNEYMFSIMGRQDGEAPFFSSYLLQKYKGAKDVAVIHINNDWGKSAFDNFSRQAKIDGLNVVAAENFVEGERDFNSLLTKVRAQNPDTVALIMHANDVALVANQIAQMGWDVDITALGPGTSMQIIELAGKNVEGLLLSTPFFITEENEQAWATEFKKRANFQPTVHPACAYDTVYLLKAAIENISGEVTRDGIRENLQNLKGFVGLTGPIEFNPAGDITRSYLVMEIVDGAFVQRTDFDYAKK